Proteins from one Pseudoliparis swirei isolate HS2019 ecotype Mariana Trench chromosome 22, NWPU_hadal_v1, whole genome shotgun sequence genomic window:
- the LOC130212631 gene encoding uncharacterized protein LOC130212631 has product MINTNTVRFYPAVQQRVKCACSSRGGASGNTLARLLARPSFPLPNNNCATTFFPEECNSFSFLFHCDTRKQPAAASRMSVTMTKADGVTVFTMISDPQSVLPPLCQILKGLCYSPVCCSVSQHLKTVQRKAQSALGAMHIMVGLLNIGLGVILLCSHGGSSWMMGETMFPVWIGALNILFGIVGILSEKWPSPCLVIVNVILNLGGVAFSIASIVLYSINIASIGLWWMCRNDYYDDDFRSSYGQTTKMPSPGEEHMREKCLEGKALALMLLRSMTALLIVLSALELCLVISSAVLGIKALKGGVKGEKEKTGDPEHYKPLLEEVTSQPTA; this is encoded by the exons AtgatcaacacaaacacagtacGTTTCTATCCTGCTGTGCAGCAACGGGTTAAGTGTGCTTGCAGTTCTCGGGGAGGTGCTTCTGGAAACACGCTGGCTCGCCTCCTGGCtcgtccctccttccctcttccaAACAATAACTGCGCAACAACCTTTTTCCCGGAAGAGTGCAATAgttttagctttcttttccattgTGACACACGCAAACAG CCCGCAGCAGCCAGCAGGATGTCTGTGACCATGACCAAGGCCGATGGGGTGACCGTGTTCACCATGATCTCTGACCCCCAAAGTGTTCTCCCTCCACTGTGCCAAATCCTCAAAGGCCTTTGCTACAGCCCGGTGTGCTGCTCTGTGTCTCAGCACCTGAAGACGGTCCAGAGAAAGGCCCAGTCAGCACTGGGG GCGATGCACATTATGGTCGGGTTGCTCAACATCGGCCTTGGAGTGATCCTTCTCTGTAGCCACGGGGGGTCTTCGTGGATGATGGGTGAAACCATGTTTCCCGTGTGGATCGGAGCATTG aATATTTTGTTTGGCATCGTTGGCATTTTGTCCGAGAAGTGGCCGAGTCCATGTCTG GTCATTGTCAATGTGATCCTGAACCTAGGGGGCGTGGCCTTCTCCATTGCCTCCATCGTACTCTACAGCATCAACATCGCGTCCATCGGGCTGTGGTGGATGTGCAGGAACGATTATTATGACGACGACTTCAGGTCAAGCTACGGACAGACAACCAAGATGCCATCTCCCGGGGAGGAGCACATGAGGGAGAAATGCTTGGAGGGCAAAGCACTGGCTCTG ATGCTTTTAAGAAGCATGACCGCTCTGCTGATCGTGCTGTCGGCCCTGGAGCTCTGCCTCGTCATCAGCTCGGCCGTTTTGGGGATAAAGGCTCTGAAGGGAGGCGTGAAGGGAGAAAAGGAG AAGACGGGAGACCCAGAACACTACAAACCACTGCTGGAGGAAGTCACCAGTCAACCCACAGCCTAG